CAGTATGCAGCGAGCTATCCCCAGCACACCCGCAGCGTCGTGCTGGATGGGGTGGCGCCCAACGAACTGGTGGTGGGCGGCGAATTCGCCACCACGCTGGAAGAAGCGCTGCGCCTGCAGTCTGCCCAGTGCCGGCAGATCGACGCCTGCGCGGAGCGCTACCCGGTCGACATGCGCGAGCAGTTGCGCACGGTCATGCAGACGCTGCGCGCGGCGCCGGTTGAAGTCGATTACCGCGACTCACGGACCAACCTGTCGCGGCACGACACGATCACCGCCGATGCGGTGGGCAGCCTCGCCTTCCTGTTCTCCTACCTTCCGCAGACCGCGTCCCTGCTGCCATTGACGATCGACGAGGCGGCGCGCGGGCGCTACGCACCGTTGATGTCGCTGGTGCAGATGAGCGCGGAGCAGATGCAGGGCCAGATGAGCCGTGGCATGCAGTGGTCGGTGGTGTGCAGCGAGGACGCGTCGCGCTACGTCGCCGACCCGGATGCCGCTACGACGATCATGGGAGCGGAACTTTCCGAGGCCTTTTTCGCGCCCTGCGCGCAGTGGCCGCACGGCGAAGCACCGGAAGGCTTCCACAAGCCGTTTGCCTCCGAGGTGCCGGTGCTGTTGCTCTCCGGCGAGCTGGATCCGGTCACGCCGCCGCGCTACGGCGAACAGGTCCTCGCCCATCTGCCCAATGGCCGCCACCTGGTGCTCAAGGGCCAGGGTCACAACGTGTCCGCGATTGGCTGCATGCCCAAGCTGCTGGGCCAGTTCGTGGAAACCGCCGATGCGAAGGGATTGGACGCCAGCTGCCTGGACAACCTCAGCTACGTGCCGCCGTTCGTCAACTTCAACGGGTGGTCGCCATGACCGTGACCATGGCCGGCTGGCCGCGCCGCAACCGCATGCGGGTCCCGAACCGCCCTTCGCACGCCTGGAGCCACCCATGATTACCGCCGAGAACCTGCACAAAGGCTTCAAGACCAAGTCCGGCACCGTCAAGGCCGTCGACGGCGTGGACTTCACCGCGCGGGATGGCCAGATCACCGGCCTGCTGGGTCCCAACGGGGCCGGCAAGACCACCACCCTGCGCATGCTGTACACGCTGATGCAGCCCGACGCCGGCTCGATCACCGTGGACGGCATCGATGCGGCCGCCGACCCGGCCGCGGTTCGCCAGGTGCTGGGCGTGCTGCCGGACGCGCGCGGCGTGTACAAGCGCCTGACCGCACGCGAGAACATCGCCTACTTCGGCGAGCTGCACGGCCTCGCCGCCGCCACCATC
The genomic region above belongs to Lysobacter avium and contains:
- a CDS encoding alpha/beta hydrolase, whose protein sequence is MRNTAILIAAGVLAAGLAACQPASGPSAQAQGPGQPAGTHHFGEIAFEPCSLTSLDGGQSTEANCGNLQVAEDPSKPEGRTIDLNIAWLSPANAGGTEDPVFFLAGGPGQAATQHAASVTRMLGAVGKQRDIILVDQRGTGQSNPLDCRGADGAPLPLDVMSEPSEEQAIAYTRQCVQGLEGRADPRFYTTSDAVRDLDAVRAALGVEKINLVGVSYGTRVAQQYAASYPQHTRSVVLDGVAPNELVVGGEFATTLEEALRLQSAQCRQIDACAERYPVDMREQLRTVMQTLRAAPVEVDYRDSRTNLSRHDTITADAVGSLAFLFSYLPQTASLLPLTIDEAARGRYAPLMSLVQMSAEQMQGQMSRGMQWSVVCSEDASRYVADPDAATTIMGAELSEAFFAPCAQWPHGEAPEGFHKPFASEVPVLLLSGELDPVTPPRYGEQVLAHLPNGRHLVLKGQGHNVSAIGCMPKLLGQFVETADAKGLDASCLDNLSYVPPFVNFNGWSP